The Saccopteryx leptura isolate mSacLep1 chromosome 5, mSacLep1_pri_phased_curated, whole genome shotgun sequence nucleotide sequence TATCTCTACTAGTGTTTGGCACAAAGTCGCTGTTCAATAAACATAattgctgaaggcccccggtcaaggcacatatgagaaagcaatcaatgaacaactacgatgttgcaacgaaaaactgatgattgatgcttttcatctctctccgttcctgtctgtctatatctatccctgtatctgactctctctgtccctgtaaaaaaagcaaaaaacaaacaaacaaacaaaaactgtagGGTTAACACTACCACTGACACTAGATAAGAGACCTAAGAAGCTCTTACAAGGGGTGGGGacagaaatgtttcttttttttttttttttaatttttaaattttattttatttattcatttttagagaggacagagagagggagagagacagagagagagagagaaggggggaggagctggaagcatcaactcccatatgtgccttgaccaggcaagcccagggtttcgaaccggcgacctcagcatttccaggtcgacgctttatccactgcaccaccacaggtcaggcagaaatgttTCTTAATGGTCATATCTCTATGGACCCGGCCAAACTGAAATTCGCTCCGACAGTACGGTAACTTCTCGGCTTTCCAGCCCCGGGAACGGAGGAGGACCACACCAGGCTGCCGAGAATGTGCAGCAGCAAGGTCCTCCCCCGTCTTCAGCAGAAGTCCGCGATACTCACGTTCGCCCTCTTAGCCGCTTGCATCGCCATCTTGGCTGGCCGATGAAGTTACCGAAGCAAATACTGAAATTGCCCTTTACTCCTCCGGAGCTCGCTAGGTTCGAGCTCAACACGGCGTTAGACACAGGAAATCAACATCCAGGCTCTGCCGGAAGCGGCTATAGTAACACGCAGGAATAACCACGCCTCAGTCGAAACGTGCTGACGTATATCCCTTTCTGAAAAGCCTCCGGGTCAAAACGAGCCCGAGTTAACTATGAGACCGGAAGATTGAAAGGTGAGGATCCCAGACACTTCCGGGCAACGGACCGAGAGGGGCGGAGCTGAACTAAAGAATGGATGGTGTTCCGGTCGGGTCGGCCCTGAACAGAAGCTGACTGAAGGGGGCGGGGCCCGAGGAGAGGGACTAAAGGCGGGGCTACTCTCAGGGGAGTTTCGGAAGGGGACGGAGTCCCGAGGTTGCAGGGCGCCTGCGGCGGTGAGGGCCAGGTAGGTAGGTCCCGCTCCCGGAAGTACGCGAAGCAGGATCTACAGGGTTCTGACTCCGTATTCGGGACCGGGCACAGACCCTGAAGGTTGAGTATCTGCTGGCCCGGCTGCCCCTGTAATCCCCGGGTCGATGCTTGTTCCATCTCCTATCTCATCCCCGCCCCGCGCCCGGGTGTCACCCATAGTGCGTAGACCGCTCTTTTTAAGATGCTTTATTTCCTTAGACCAATCTTACACGGAGCAATTGACGAGGCCGTGGAAGGCCCAGGGGTTACAGGTGGGCGTGGAGCAGTAGCGGGTCTCTTGCCTGCATACAGTGAATTTTAAACAGGTTGTCTGCGAAGGCCTGAGGTACGCGTTTTCTGCCCCCCTCCCCGTGCCCACTTCACTGGGGTATCTCCAGGACGATTTTGCCCACGTGCTGATTACTCTCCATGTACTTATGGGCCTCTTGGATTTCAGCCAGGGGAAAGACTTTGTCCAGAACCGGTGATAGACGTTGGGGGCCCTCCATGGAGAAGTGGGGCAGAATTTGTTCAGTAAAAGACTTCACCAGCATTTGCTTGTACTGAGATAAGGAAAAGGAGACCATTAGCTTGGACAGAGGTTTTACCTAATCCCCATTCCTGCTTTATTAGCCTTTCTGCTCCCTGAAACGTGCACAAAAGCACATAGGGGTAACTAATCCCTTCATTACCAGATGGATGTGCATCCCCCCAAATATGTAACCTGTTCTGTTCCAGATAAAGGCTGAGCCTGGAGTAAAATATTAGTGTCACTGAGAGCCCAAgggctgctttaaaaaaaaaggcatcaagCAGGAGGCAGCCACAGACAGGTCTTACATAGGCTCAGTTCAAAGGGTTTAAATTCTGTATCCCCCAGTCGCTGTGAAACCCAGTTGGGAAACATCCCAAAAGCTGGCACACCGAAATTGCAGGTTAAGAGGCTTACTAAGCATACTGAGAAGAGTTCTGCCTTTCAAAACAAACTCGAACTGTTAAAAGTATTTCCTAATATGATCAATGCTTTGTTTATTCTGTCAGAAAGACTCCTCGGGTCTCACATGTGAAGTATTAGTTACCCTTTTTCCAAGATGTGAAAGCTGTTGACCAGTTTTAATTAGTTCTGTGAAATTGGTTTAACTCTATCCACAGACGGGCAGGGCAGGTTTCTACACTAGGCTCCCTAACTTAAGATGTGACATGCCTTCCCTTCCTGGGGTTTTAGACACGAATCACACTTCTCTGGGTACTAGGTTTCTTTTCACTCATCACTCACCTTTTTGTCCCTAGATCTCAGCAGACTGGAAATCAGACTTCCTCGTTTGAAAAGTAGCTTTGAAAACAGAGGCCCACTGACATCAGCTCCTCCCATCAGACCATAGAGAACCCAGCGACCATCAACAGCCAGGCAGTTGACATTTTTCTCCCAGTTGGATCCTCCTATGCAGTCTAGAATAAGGTTGATTCCAGCACCTTCCACATGAAACACAATTTGTGATGCCAGTCACACAGATGCAAAATAAGATTCTATGGCACATTTGTGGATATAGGGGTATAAATAAATATCAGTAAACCTATAGATTGGAACCAGGAACACTGCTTATAGAAACACTTGTAAATGGAGTTGAGGTAGCTGAACTTTATCATACATGCGTGAAATATCAATAGTTCATCTTTTATGATCTCTGGCCACAGCTAGAGGGAAATGGGGCAATTCATGGTCTGGTATCATCCCCAACGCCCATATAAGAGAACCCACTGGCACCTGGGCATGAATGAGAACAGAACAGGGGAGGTCCACCCCAGGCTACAGGGCAGGCTAGTAGTTCACATCTAAGTTATGAAGTGTCTGCACTGGGTTGTTTGGATTGTAGCTTTGCTAGCTTCCGTGTTATCTCTCCCCTTTTCAATTTTTGAAAGCGGGGATGTGCCAAAAACTGTTCAGATTGGGCTTTGGAATACAGAGGCTCATCCATTTAGGAAGCTACCAGCCCAGCCTTACTATGACCACCTCCAAACTGCTCCCTGCCCCATGGCTCTTCTTAACTCATTCTATATTGGCTGCTTGGGAATAAGAGGTTCTGGATAATTCTGGGCCAACTCTATATGATTATTCAGTTTCTAAGACATGTGTGAATCATATCCCAAGAATACACATGGAAACTTGTCTTCATCCTAAATTCTTACTGCCTGTCTGTCTCCAGAGGTCAAACACCAGAGTACTAGAACTTGGCCAGGGCAGCTGTTGTGCATTTAGCAGGGGCAAGACAGATCTAGAGTACCGGCAACCTTGAGGCTGATTaggattttatttaatcatctctGAAATTTCCTGCTGAGCTGCAGAGACTATTGTTTACCTTTGGTGAATTTCATGGCTGCTTCAGAAAAATCCTCTTCTTTGTAGTTGATTCCGGCAGCTGCTCCGAGTTTTTCTGCTATTTGAAGCTTGTCCTGGGAGCTACCTGTGACCAGTGGAATAGCTCCAGCTATCCGGACGAGTTGGGTGGCAGCTGTGCCCACCCCACTTAATCCTGCATGGATTAGCACAGAGTCTCCGGGCTGAACTTTTCCTGTGACAGAAAGTATAGGAACCATTCTCTTTACTTTGCAACTGCTACATATTGTCCACATTAGGCATATTCTGCCATGATCACTAGGCCCTGGGACCACCAAATGCCAGATatcttgcttgcttttttttttttttgtatttttctgaagttggaaacggggaggcagtctgacagactcctgcatgcgcctgactgggatccacccagcatgcccaccagggggcgatgctctgcccatctggggcgtccctctgttgcaaccagagccattctagcgcctgaggcagaggccatagagccatcctcagcgcccgggccaactttgctccagtggagccctggctgcgggaggagaagagagagacagagaggaaggagagggggaggggtggagaagcagatgggcgcttctcctgtgtgccctggctgggaatcgaacccgggactcctgcacgccaggccgacgctctaccactgagccatccagccagggccatttcttaCTTTCTTTAGTGATCGTATCGAtagttattttttgtcttattgcGTCTGGTCAAAGTGAGCAACTACTTTTTGAAAGTTATTAGCAGCCACATCTGTAATCTGTTTTACCTATGAAATATGTAATACCAATATGCATACCTTTGACCTATTCCTGAATAAGAAAGAATATTCAGCATTCCCACTGTCATCACCAGTCCTTCCGTCTGAAACTGGCCTCCACTTGATCTCACTAAGCCAGGCACTACACACCTGGCCCTAGGCTTCTCCCTAAAACGGAGCTTTCATTATGTCACTTTCTCCTCAAAAATGTAATGTGGCTCTCGATTGGCTTTTGTATCAAGTCCAGACAGCCTGCAATTCAAGGCCACCACAATCTAGTCCCAGCCTCATTTATCACAAACGATAATTATCATCCTTCACTTGTGAGTGGAGCAGACAATCCTACCTTTCTCACTAGGAAAAAGACGCTGTCTTAGGCCACTGTGGCTGCCTTCTGTCCACAACTCTATCCACCCCTCAAGTCCTTCTCTTCCAGAAAGACTTCTCTGACCACCTTTGCCCACACCAACTTTTCCCATCTTGAGCTACTGTTAGAGACAGGGTCTTCTGAACTCTATGATCATCTCATTCTTGTGCATGCTTTGTCTTCCAGTTACATGAACTTCCTGAAAGACTCTCTTAAGCTCCCTCACATCATCTTTTGGCTGGCCTCAATGGGATTGGGAGGAATGAGAGTTGACGCAACGGCCCCTTCTGCTGTCCTAGGACTCCCAGAGAGAAGCTCAGCATGACTGTGAGAAGCTGGGATGACTATGGGCCACAGTGTGAGGCATGCACAGGCCTTCTGTCTGATAACCATGATTTTCAGCCTCAACATCAAGCCACTGCTAAAATGGTCTAAGGACCTGACACTACTGGTGGTATAGGAGGGTCAGGTGCTAGGGCTGGGTGTGGCTGAGTGGCCGGGACAAAGCTGCTCTGGAAAACTACTAGATTTTGAGGTGGAAGTCGGAAGCAGTTGGGCCACGTGGTATGGACTGAGCATGGAGGGGAGGCTTGGGGAGGGCTCCTCACCTACGAGATGTAATAGCTGGAAGGCGGTGAGCCAGGCCTCGGGGATGGCTGCAGCCTGGGGCAGGGTCAGTCCTACTGGGATGGGCATGAGGAGCCCTTCGGGGACAGTGACATATTGAGCCTGACCCCCACCAGGCAGCAGAGCCATGGCTGGATCCCCCTTCTTCCAGTGCCCCTGGCAGCCAGGTCCCAGCTCTTCCACGTGTCCAGATGCCTCGACTCCCAAAATGCTGCTGGCTCCTGGGGGTGGGGCATACTGGCCTTGTCTCTGCAGAGAAAGGACGGCACTAGTGCTGAGCGTGATCAGAAATCTGCCTGTTACCGTCCCTAGCCCTCTTCCAATGGTCCCTCCGTTTTTCCAACAGAAAATTCAGAATAAAgtcaggtgttttgttttgtttttgtttttttagggcaggaaaagagagaagagaggtcaTTTGTTTTGTGCAAATAAGAGGTGGTAAGTCACATAGTCAATGGATGTCACAACTAGTAACATTAGCTTTTCCCCTCATTTAAACCCCTTGTTTTACAAATGGAGGAACTGAGGCCTGAATAGGGAAATGCCCTGTCCAAGGTCATAAAGTAAATTAGTAGCAGGACTCGTGCTACTAAACTGTGGACTCCTAAATAATAGTTCTCGTATGTGAAGTGCCCAGCTCTGTCTTTATTCACTGGGATACTCAGAAGCCGCTGACCAGGGCGGCAGAGCAGAGGGACTGAACAAGGAGTGCGCATCAGAACCATCTGAGATTCTTCAAAGTGCGCGTGTCTGGGTCCCAGGCATGTTTGTTGTGAAAGAATGCCCCAGGAGACCCTGGTGTGCATTTCTTATTTACCCCAACCACTGTAGCTGGTTCAGTTTAGCTCTTCACATAGCAGACAGAAGAAAATTCTGAGTACTGCTCCATTCCTACTCTGGGAccctcagttttttgtttgtttaaaaattaaatttaatggggtgcaattgatcaataatagtacataggtttcaggtgaacatcttcaTGTAGAATACAAACGGCAAACAGGGTTGTCTACAGAGTTAATGAGGTATGGCCTAACAAACATACCCCCTCACCAAATGATAACTCCCTTCTCTGTATctggcagcctgagcagactatGGATTAACTCACGGTGGGTTCTACTTTGCAAATACCATATCCCTGTATCTGTAAACAAAGGAGACCCCCAGCCGACACTCTGCACACACCTCAGGATGCATGTTACTGGCAGTGCCTGGTCATTCCTTCACCTGTCTGCATGGTTATTGATGGCCCTGGAGTCCCGCCCTGAACCCTGAGTACCTGGAGTATGTCGGCCCGGTTCAGGGCACTGGCTGCCACCTTCAGGAggacctccccctctcctgggcTGGGCTTGGGCACCTCCTTCAGGTAGAGGTTTTCTGGCCCTCCCGGCTGGTCAAAGTGCACGGCTAACATTGCCTGAGGACAAGGAGCAGAGCAAGGCCGGAACGCGAGGGTCTTT carries:
- the TP53I3 gene encoding quinone oxidoreductase PIG3, which translates into the protein MLAVHFDQPGGPENLYLKEVPKPSPGEGEVLLKVAASALNRADILQRQGQYAPPPGASSILGVEASGHVEELGPGCQGHWKKGDPAMALLPGGGQAQYVTVPEGLLMPIPVGLTLPQAAAIPEAWLTAFQLLHLVGKVQPGDSVLIHAGLSGVGTAATQLVRIAGAIPLVTGSSQDKLQIAEKLGAAAGINYKEEDFSEAAMKFTKGAGINLILDCIGGSNWEKNVNCLAVDGRWVLYGLMGGADVSGPLFSKLLFKRGSLISSLLRSRDKKYKQMLVKSFTEQILPHFSMEGPQRLSPVLDKVFPLAEIQEAHKYMESNQHVGKIVLEIPQ